The Streptomyces sp. NBC_00569 genomic sequence CCGTCAGACGAAGAAATCGCGGGCGATCCGCTCCGCCACCGTCTCCAGGATCGGGCCCGCCTCGGCGATGCAGCGGGCCACGTCCGGCTCCACGTCCGTGAGGGCGTAGGCGCGCCGGATGCCCGCGCGGCCCAGGGCCTCCGGGGGGAGGGCGAGACGGCCGCAGACCGCCACGACCTCGATGCCCGCCGCGCGGGCCGCCGCGGCGACGCCCGCCGGGGCCTTGCCGTGCAGCGTCTGCTCGTCGAGGGAGCCCTCGCCGGTGATGACGAGCGTGGCGCGGGCGAGCGCGGGCGCGAAGCCGAGGACGTCGAGCATGACCTCGATCCCGGCCCGGAAGCTCGCCCCGAGGCCCACGAGGGCGCCGTAGCCGATGCCGCCGGCGGCTCCGGCGCCGGGCGAGTCGGCGTACTCGAGTGCCTTCGGGCCGAGCTCCTCGGCCAGGACCCGCGCGAAGTGGGCCAGCGCCGCGTCCAGGGCGGCGACGTCGTCCGCCGTCGCGCCCTTCTGCGGGCCGTACACCGCGGGCGCGCCCTTCGGGCCGGTCAGCGGGTTGTCGACGTCGCTGGCGAGGACGATCTCCACGTCGGCCAGGCGCGGGTCGAGCCCCGAGAGGTCGGCCGTGGCCAGGTCGGCGAGGGGCCCGCCGCCCGGGCCGACGGGCTTGCCGTCCGCGTCCAGGAAGCGCGCGCCGAGCGCGGCCAGCATTCCGGCGCCGCCGTCGGTCGTGGCGCTGCCGCCCACGCCGAACACGATGGAGCGGGCGCCCGCGTCGA encodes the following:
- a CDS encoding glycerate kinase; this encodes MADAGVTAERVLIAADKFKGSLTAVQVAERVTAGLRRIAPGVTVESVPVADGGDGTVAAAVAAGFERREVRVTGPLGDEVTAAYALRDGTAVVEMAEASGLQLLPEGVFAPLTSTTYGSGELLAAALDAGARSIVFGVGGSATTDGGAGMLAALGARFLDADGKPVGPGGGPLADLATADLSGLDPRLADVEIVLASDVDNPLTGPKGAPAVYGPQKGATADDVAALDAALAHFARVLAEELGPKALEYADSPGAGAAGGIGYGALVGLGASFRAGIEVMLDVLGFAPALARATLVITGEGSLDEQTLHGKAPAGVAAAARAAGIEVVAVCGRLALPPEALGRAGIRRAYALTDVEPDVARCIAEAGPILETVAERIARDFFV